In Tsuneonella amylolytica, one genomic interval encodes:
- a CDS encoding DUF4350 domain-containing protein — translation MNRGAFDRRTVLGLVLLGALAFVAMLWFIGQGDTDGGPENGQAHAAGHGLAGYAALADLLGRQGHTVSLSRNEGRLDDEALLILTPTLNADPDKLAEIVEDRRYVGPTLLILPKWFAFPLPAGTRGSKEGWVQLLAASKPGWAARLDGEIAMKPEIGQLAPGSADWTGLGLSGALPRPDEAMGIEGGDWATLVRDSRGRDIVAYAADDGCYPVLDGAAGFTTPGEDACESDKWNVTVAFEPDLFNNYGMADRNRALLAAKVVELAREGQDVPVVFDLTLAGLGGAKNLLTLAFQPPFLAATLCLLLAAAVIGWRAFGRFGPAVAERRSIAFGKTRLAANAGGIVRRSGRLYLLSGPYAALVGGRIAAALGLRRPDPDAIDAAVARLRPDAPPFSALVRRLETAQGAGATLRAAHALHALERDLRR, via the coding sequence GTGAACCGCGGCGCGTTCGACCGGCGAACGGTGCTCGGCCTCGTCCTGCTGGGCGCGCTCGCCTTCGTGGCGATGCTGTGGTTCATCGGCCAGGGCGACACCGACGGCGGCCCCGAAAACGGGCAGGCGCACGCCGCCGGCCACGGCCTTGCCGGGTATGCCGCGCTCGCCGATCTGCTGGGCCGCCAAGGGCACACGGTGTCGCTGTCGCGCAACGAGGGTCGGCTCGACGACGAGGCGCTGCTGATCCTCACTCCGACCCTCAACGCCGACCCCGACAAGCTGGCCGAGATCGTCGAGGATCGCCGCTACGTCGGACCGACCCTGCTGATCCTGCCCAAGTGGTTCGCTTTCCCCCTGCCGGCTGGCACGCGGGGATCGAAGGAAGGCTGGGTGCAACTGCTCGCAGCGTCCAAGCCGGGCTGGGCGGCCAGGCTGGACGGCGAGATCGCCATGAAGCCTGAGATCGGCCAACTCGCCCCGGGTTCCGCGGACTGGACCGGCCTCGGCCTTTCGGGCGCGCTGCCCCGCCCCGACGAGGCGATGGGCATCGAGGGCGGCGACTGGGCCACGCTGGTACGCGATTCGCGCGGCCGCGACATAGTCGCCTACGCCGCCGACGACGGATGCTACCCGGTGCTCGACGGGGCGGCCGGGTTCACGACCCCGGGCGAGGATGCGTGCGAGAGCGACAAGTGGAACGTAACCGTCGCCTTCGAACCCGACCTGTTCAACAACTACGGGATGGCCGACCGCAACCGGGCGCTACTCGCGGCGAAAGTGGTCGAGCTTGCGCGCGAGGGCCAGGACGTGCCCGTGGTGTTCGACCTCACGCTCGCCGGGCTCGGCGGCGCGAAGAACCTCCTCACGCTGGCGTTCCAGCCCCCGTTCCTCGCGGCGACGCTGTGCCTTTTGCTGGCGGCGGCGGTGATCGGTTGGCGCGCGTTCGGACGGTTCGGACCCGCGGTGGCGGAGCGCCGATCGATCGCGTTCGGCAAGACGCGGCTCGCTGCCAACGCTGGCGGTATCGTGCGGCGCAGCGGGCGGCTGTACCTCCTGAGCGGCCCTTACGCCGCGCTCGTCGGAGGGCGCATCGCCGCCGCGCTCGGACTGCGGCGACCCGACCCCGATGCCATCGACGCCGCGGTAGCCCGGCTACGGCCCGATGCACCTCCGTTCTCGGCGCTCGTCCGCCGCCTCGAAACCGCGCAAGGGGCCGGCGCGACGCTCCGCGCAGCCCACGCGCTCCATGCACTCGAAAGGGATCTTCGCCGATGA
- a CDS encoding isoaspartyl peptidase/L-asparaginase family protein, translating into MLLRLLAAAGLAIAMTTAAPAQDAAPAAAPAPGWSFAIHGGAGTLERSRMTPEQQADYRTALQAALDAGRAVLAGGGSAVDAVTAAITRLEDDPKFNAGKGAVFTWDGINELDASIMDGNGRRAGAVAGVHTVRNPILLAKAVMDDGRHVMLSGKGAEQFAGEHDLAIVAPAYFATDHRRRQLEELKAKNLSALDVEFKFGTVGAVARDADGHLAAGTSTGGMTGKRWGRIGDSPVIGAGTYADDAACAVSATGSGEFFIRAAVAHTICERVRAARKLTVDGKTETVPLTTEVLQGIVDGVIAEVGEMGGDGGVIVAGPDGKPVFSMNTPGMYRGRATSDGLSEVAIFADE; encoded by the coding sequence ATGCTCCTGCGCCTCCTCGCCGCTGCCGGCCTCGCCATCGCCATGACCACCGCCGCTCCGGCACAGGATGCGGCGCCCGCCGCCGCTCCGGCGCCCGGCTGGTCCTTCGCCATCCACGGCGGGGCTGGCACGCTCGAACGCAGCCGGATGACGCCCGAACAGCAGGCCGACTATCGCACCGCGCTGCAGGCCGCGCTCGACGCGGGCCGCGCGGTGCTGGCGGGCGGCGGCAGTGCGGTCGATGCGGTGACCGCGGCGATCACCCGGCTGGAGGACGATCCCAAGTTCAACGCGGGCAAGGGCGCGGTCTTCACCTGGGACGGCATCAACGAACTCGACGCCTCGATCATGGACGGCAACGGACGCCGCGCGGGCGCGGTCGCGGGGGTCCACACGGTGCGCAACCCGATTCTGCTGGCGAAGGCCGTGATGGACGACGGGCGGCACGTGATGCTGTCGGGCAAGGGGGCCGAACAGTTCGCTGGCGAGCATGACCTTGCGATCGTGGCGCCCGCATACTTCGCGACCGACCATCGCCGCCGCCAGCTGGAAGAACTGAAGGCGAAGAACCTCTCCGCGCTCGACGTGGAGTTCAAGTTCGGCACCGTCGGCGCGGTCGCGCGCGATGCCGACGGGCACCTCGCCGCGGGCACCTCGACCGGCGGGATGACGGGCAAGCGCTGGGGCCGGATCGGCGATTCGCCGGTGATCGGCGCGGGCACCTATGCCGACGATGCCGCCTGCGCGGTCAGCGCCACGGGATCGGGCGAGTTTTTCATCCGCGCCGCGGTCGCCCACACGATCTGCGAACGGGTCCGCGCGGCGCGCAAGCTGACCGTCGACGGCAAGACCGAAACGGTCCCGCTGACGACCGAGGTTCTGCAGGGCATCGTCGACGGCGTGATCGCCGAGGTGGGCGAGATGGGCGGCGACGGCGGGGTCATCGTCGCGGGGCCCGATGGCAAGCCGGTGTTCTCGATGAACACGCCCGGCATGTACCGCGGACGCGCGACGTCGGACGGCCTCAGCGAAGTCGCGATCTTCGCCGACGAGTAA
- a CDS encoding phosphatase PAP2 family protein, protein MRTAILAASAAAIVAASPAAASTKDWDVASDVGAAALGIWSVGVPAVSGDGRGALQAGMSVGASYAVTTGLKEIFPETRPDGSDNRSFPSGHTAASFAAAASIYERRGAGEGIPAFAIATFVGVARVKADKHYWHDVAAGAAIGTAAGLLLTRPLADRRMAVVPWVASGGGGATVDFAF, encoded by the coding sequence ATGCGCACCGCCATCCTCGCCGCCTCTGCCGCCGCCATTGTCGCCGCCTCTCCCGCAGCCGCTTCCACCAAGGACTGGGACGTCGCGAGCGACGTCGGCGCCGCGGCGCTCGGCATATGGTCGGTCGGTGTTCCGGCGGTGAGCGGCGACGGCCGCGGCGCGCTCCAGGCCGGCATGTCCGTGGGCGCGTCATATGCGGTCACGACCGGCCTCAAGGAGATTTTCCCCGAGACCCGGCCCGACGGCAGCGACAACCGCAGCTTCCCTTCGGGCCATACCGCTGCCTCGTTCGCCGCGGCGGCCTCCATCTACGAGCGGCGCGGGGCGGGCGAGGGAATACCGGCCTTCGCGATCGCGACATTCGTCGGTGTCGCCCGGGTCAAGGCCGACAAGCATTACTGGCACGATGTCGCCGCGGGCGCGGCCATCGGGACGGCGGCGGGCCTGCTCCTCACCCGTCCGCTCGCCGACCGGCGCATGGCGGTCGTGCCGTGGGTCGCCTCCGGGGGCGGCGGCGCGACGGTCGACTTCGCGTTCTGA
- a CDS encoding GNAT family N-acetyltransferase, with protein MSILLRPATPDDVTELVGVGRQTFIDAFAHLYSESDLAAFLDNWRSPERIAANIAAPDTRVTVATGADGAIVAYCTTVFGKGFDERPEPRPEHPAFLSQLYCLGSETGRGTGAALIEDCLAEARHRGCDAVQLSVWAENYGAQRFYARYGFAKVADIDFWVGDHRDDEFLLELPLTAA; from the coding sequence GTGAGCATTCTCCTGCGCCCCGCGACTCCCGACGATGTAACCGAACTTGTCGGCGTCGGCCGGCAGACCTTCATCGACGCCTTCGCGCACCTCTATTCCGAAAGCGACCTTGCGGCGTTTCTCGACAACTGGCGCTCGCCCGAACGGATCGCGGCGAACATCGCCGCTCCCGATACGCGGGTGACCGTGGCGACCGGTGCGGACGGGGCGATCGTCGCCTATTGTACGACCGTGTTCGGCAAGGGGTTCGACGAACGGCCCGAGCCCCGCCCCGAGCATCCCGCCTTTCTCAGCCAGCTCTACTGCCTCGGCTCCGAAACCGGGCGCGGCACCGGCGCGGCGCTGATCGAGGACTGCCTTGCCGAAGCGCGCCATCGCGGCTGCGACGCGGTGCAGCTGTCGGTGTGGGCCGAAAACTACGGCGCGCAGCGGTTCTACGCCCGCTATGGCTTCGCCAAGGTCGCCGACATCGACTTCTGGGTCGGCGACCACCGCGACGACGAATTCCTGCTGGAATTGCCGCTTACCGCAGCCTGA
- a CDS encoding AAA family ATPase has product MQLDEVRSLADSMRSEVAKAIVGQDQAVEHLLVALLAEGHVLLEGPPGTAKTFLAQCFAGALGLDFGRIQFTPDLLPGDILGSNLFNFQTSQFTLTRGPVFRDLLLADEINRTPPKTQAALLEAMQERKVTLDGETHPLPDRFMVVATQNPIESQGVYPLPEAQLDRFLFKLIVPYPSAEEEAAIVARFGQRQGPVSPAEFGIETVADAGRLAAASTALDQVTVAEGIVDYVVRLVRATRESADLSSGASPRAAVALANAARARAALEGRDYVVPDDVKALATAVLRHRLILSPAAEIEGREIEALVGDLIERTEAPR; this is encoded by the coding sequence ATGCAACTGGACGAGGTTCGCAGCCTCGCGGACTCGATGCGGTCCGAAGTCGCCAAGGCGATCGTCGGGCAGGATCAAGCGGTCGAGCATCTCCTTGTCGCGCTGCTGGCCGAAGGGCACGTGCTGCTGGAAGGGCCGCCGGGCACCGCCAAGACTTTCCTCGCGCAATGCTTCGCAGGCGCGCTCGGCCTCGATTTCGGGCGCATCCAGTTCACCCCGGACCTGCTGCCCGGCGACATCCTTGGCTCCAACCTGTTCAACTTCCAGACGAGCCAGTTCACCCTCACGCGCGGCCCGGTGTTCCGCGATCTTCTGCTGGCAGACGAGATAAACCGCACCCCGCCCAAGACGCAGGCCGCGCTGCTGGAAGCGATGCAGGAGCGCAAGGTGACGCTCGACGGCGAGACCCACCCCCTGCCCGACCGGTTCATGGTTGTCGCGACGCAGAACCCGATCGAGAGCCAGGGGGTCTATCCCCTGCCCGAGGCGCAGCTCGACCGGTTTCTCTTCAAGCTCATCGTCCCCTATCCCTCGGCGGAGGAGGAAGCGGCGATCGTCGCAAGGTTCGGCCAGCGACAAGGTCCGGTAAGCCCGGCCGAGTTCGGAATCGAGACCGTTGCCGACGCGGGTCGCCTCGCCGCTGCCAGCACGGCGCTGGACCAGGTTACCGTTGCCGAAGGGATCGTCGATTACGTCGTGCGCCTGGTGCGCGCCACGCGGGAGAGCGCCGACCTGTCGAGTGGGGCGAGCCCTCGCGCCGCGGTCGCGCTGGCGAACGCCGCCCGGGCCCGCGCGGCGCTGGAGGGACGGGACTACGTCGTGCCCGACGATGTGAAGGCGCTCGCCACCGCGGTCCTGCGGCACCGCCTCATCCTCAGCCCCGCAGCCGAAATCGAAGGCCGCGAGATCGAGGCGCTGGTGGGCGACCTCATCGAGCGTACCGAGGCTCCGCGATAA
- a CDS encoding stage II sporulation protein M, whose amino-acid sequence MSAALADPVAAIERVVLRSDRFRLAREGDWQRLDVIVTAMEKGRLNRLSDEDVLALPALYRTAASSLAVARETSLDAATLAYLDGLVQRAWFQVYGPRQGFAGWLRGFLGGGLSAAVRAIWLDICIALAVMVAGAVTGWLLVAGDEDWYWSLVPSQFADTRVPGASREVLLKALGTADSAAGLSGFAAFLFQNNAGVAIVAFALGFAFGIPTLLLLLKEMATLGAMVWLFSTRGLALDFAAWLSVHGTTELFAILLAGAAGLHVGRAMAFPGDRSILAATAAAGRRSATVMAGVVLMLVVAAFLEAFPRQLVGDTGERLVIGGAMLAGWLAYFFAFRRASPEAAA is encoded by the coding sequence ATGAGCGCCGCGCTCGCCGATCCCGTAGCCGCCATCGAACGCGTCGTCCTGCGCTCCGACCGCTTCCGGCTCGCGCGGGAGGGGGACTGGCAGCGGCTCGATGTCATCGTGACCGCGATGGAGAAAGGCCGGCTGAATCGTCTGTCCGACGAGGACGTGCTCGCGCTGCCGGCGCTGTATCGCACCGCCGCGAGCAGCCTCGCCGTCGCGCGCGAGACCTCGCTCGATGCCGCGACACTCGCCTACCTCGACGGCCTCGTCCAGCGCGCGTGGTTCCAGGTCTACGGCCCGCGGCAGGGTTTCGCGGGCTGGCTGCGCGGGTTTCTCGGCGGGGGCCTGTCGGCCGCCGTCCGGGCGATCTGGCTCGACATCTGCATCGCGCTGGCAGTGATGGTCGCGGGGGCGGTGACCGGCTGGCTCCTCGTCGCGGGGGACGAGGACTGGTACTGGAGCCTGGTGCCCAGTCAGTTCGCCGACACGCGGGTGCCGGGGGCGAGCCGCGAAGTACTGCTGAAGGCCCTCGGCACCGCGGACTCCGCCGCCGGGCTGAGCGGGTTTGCCGCCTTCCTGTTCCAGAACAACGCGGGCGTCGCCATCGTCGCCTTCGCGCTGGGGTTCGCTTTCGGAATCCCTACGCTGCTGCTTCTGCTCAAGGAAATGGCGACACTGGGCGCGATGGTCTGGCTATTCTCGACGCGCGGGCTGGCACTCGATTTCGCAGCCTGGCTGTCGGTGCACGGGACGACCGAGCTGTTCGCGATCCTGCTCGCCGGGGCGGCCGGGCTGCACGTCGGGCGCGCGATGGCGTTTCCCGGCGACCGCTCGATCCTCGCTGCCACCGCGGCGGCGGGACGGCGGTCGGCCACGGTGATGGCAGGGGTGGTGCTGATGCTGGTCGTGGCCGCCTTTCTCGAGGCGTTTCCCCGCCAGCTCGTCGGCGACACGGGCGAGCGGCTGGTCATCGGCGGGGCGATGCTGGCGGGCTGGCTCGCCTATTTCTTCGCCTTCCGCCGCGCTTCTCCCGAGGCCGCGGCATGA
- a CDS encoding DUF58 domain-containing protein, which translates to MIVPTARTALVAALAAPVALLVAAAAPGAWVVVPAVAALMLGIVFLDTALAGRLADWKVVAPPDCEVGERTTVGILADFDNRRRGGTVEAALGFDARLGQGGRAAIDLSPHEGAWQGTVDLAPERRGTATLDRLWLRWTGPLGFGARQVELPLGQAIRIWPDLSPVRSPALQHFMRDAAFGVTARRIRGEGTQFESLAEYEPGMDRRRIDWKTSGRHTRLLARENEAERNNQIVFAFDCGQAMCEPVDGLPRIDRAVSAALTAAWVAIKGGDRVGLFGFARRPEVMTPFYSETRAFHRLHSAAAALDYHAEEPNFTLALATLGARLKRRSMVVLFSDFTDPTGAELMVESLGRLTDRHLVLFVTIADSELEGLQAAEPDTLDAVATAIAAGTLSRQREIVLLRLRQLGIDVIEAPWDAIGYRLIDRYLDAKRRGAIG; encoded by the coding sequence ATGATCGTACCCACCGCCCGCACCGCTCTCGTCGCCGCGCTCGCCGCGCCGGTGGCGCTGCTCGTGGCGGCAGCCGCACCGGGCGCATGGGTGGTCGTGCCGGCGGTCGCCGCGCTCATGCTGGGAATCGTGTTCCTGGACACCGCGCTGGCGGGCCGGCTGGCGGACTGGAAAGTCGTCGCGCCGCCCGACTGCGAAGTCGGCGAGCGAACGACCGTCGGCATCCTCGCCGACTTCGACAACCGCCGCCGGGGCGGCACGGTGGAAGCTGCGCTGGGGTTCGACGCGCGTCTGGGACAAGGCGGGCGCGCGGCAATCGATCTGAGCCCGCACGAAGGTGCCTGGCAGGGGACGGTCGATTTGGCGCCAGAGCGGCGCGGGACCGCGACGCTCGATCGATTGTGGCTGCGCTGGACGGGGCCGCTCGGCTTCGGTGCGCGTCAGGTCGAACTGCCGCTCGGCCAGGCGATCCGCATCTGGCCCGACCTGTCGCCGGTACGCAGTCCGGCGCTCCAGCACTTCATGCGCGATGCCGCCTTCGGAGTGACCGCGCGGCGCATCCGGGGCGAAGGGACGCAATTCGAATCGCTGGCCGAATACGAGCCGGGGATGGACCGCCGCCGGATCGACTGGAAGACGAGCGGCCGCCACACCCGCCTCCTCGCGCGCGAGAACGAGGCGGAGCGCAACAACCAGATCGTCTTCGCGTTCGATTGCGGACAGGCGATGTGCGAGCCGGTGGACGGGCTGCCGCGCATCGACCGGGCGGTCAGCGCCGCACTCACTGCGGCATGGGTCGCGATCAAGGGCGGCGACCGGGTCGGCCTCTTCGGTTTCGCCCGGCGGCCCGAGGTGATGACCCCGTTCTACAGCGAGACGCGCGCGTTCCACCGCCTGCACTCGGCGGCCGCGGCGCTGGATTATCATGCCGAAGAGCCGAACTTCACGCTCGCCCTCGCGACGCTGGGCGCGCGGCTGAAGCGGCGCAGCATGGTCGTGCTGTTTTCCGACTTCACCGATCCCACCGGCGCGGAACTGATGGTCGAGAGCCTCGGCCGGCTGACCGACCGGCACCTGGTGCTGTTCGTCACCATCGCTGACAGCGAGCTCGAGGGATTGCAGGCGGCCGAACCCGACACACTCGACGCGGTTGCCACGGCGATTGCCGCCGGCACCCTGTCGCGCCAGCGCGAGATCGTGCTCCTGCGCCTGCGCCAGCTTGGCATCGACGTGATCGAGGCGCCGTGGGACGCGATCGGGTACCGCCTGATCGACCGTTATCTCGACGCCAAGCGCCGCGGAGCGATCGGATGA
- a CDS encoding RDD family protein: MTATVAAFAAKRRRTVLTAEGLAMPVTLATRASRFAALLLDFAILLTVTIAVTYALYRIGGGIRGEAAKGGAGEFLGIVQALFWFLAWNGYFIAFELGPRGATPGKRALGIRVAARPLGEGGKRLTAEAVIARNLLRDIELFMPLIFLLVAPSGEAGSAGVAGMVWFLVFALFPFFNRDALRAGDIVAGTWVVETPRSKLPDTLSTEGAATGPSTVTGASYRFGEAELAIYGEHELQTLERVLREDREEAIVAVHEAICRKIGWTPGAGDERAFLEAYYAQLRARLEGGMRFGKRKKDKYE; encoded by the coding sequence ATGACCGCTACAGTCGCCGCATTCGCCGCCAAGCGCCGCCGCACGGTCCTCACCGCCGAGGGGTTGGCGATGCCCGTCACCCTCGCCACCCGCGCCTCGCGCTTTGCCGCGCTGCTGCTCGACTTCGCGATCCTGCTCACGGTCACGATCGCGGTTACCTACGCTCTTTACCGGATCGGCGGCGGTATTCGCGGCGAGGCGGCGAAGGGCGGCGCGGGCGAATTCCTCGGGATCGTGCAGGCCTTGTTCTGGTTCCTCGCGTGGAACGGCTACTTCATCGCCTTCGAACTGGGTCCGCGCGGGGCGACCCCAGGGAAGCGGGCGCTCGGCATCCGGGTCGCCGCGCGGCCATTGGGCGAAGGGGGAAAGCGGCTGACGGCGGAGGCGGTGATCGCGCGCAACCTGCTGCGCGACATCGAGCTTTTCATGCCGCTGATCTTCCTCCTCGTCGCTCCGAGCGGAGAGGCGGGATCGGCCGGCGTCGCAGGTATGGTGTGGTTCCTCGTCTTCGCGCTGTTTCCCTTCTTCAACCGCGACGCCCTGCGCGCAGGCGACATCGTGGCAGGCACATGGGTGGTCGAGACGCCGCGCTCGAAACTGCCCGATACCCTCTCGACCGAAGGTGCCGCGACGGGCCCGAGCACCGTCACCGGCGCCTCCTACCGCTTCGGCGAGGCGGAGCTGGCGATCTACGGCGAGCACGAATTGCAGACCCTCGAACGCGTATTGCGCGAGGACCGGGAGGAGGCGATCGTCGCGGTGCACGAGGCGATCTGCCGCAAGATCGGCTGGACCCCCGGTGCCGGCGACGAGCGGGCTTTCCTGGAAGCGTACTACGCCCAGCTTCGTGCGCGGCTGGAGGGCGGAATGCGGTTCGGCAAGCGCAAGAAGGACAAGTACGAATGA
- a CDS encoding DUF885 domain-containing protein produces the protein MHKTIAALLLAAAPLAFAPLAARDAAQDSTATASAGAPAQPAWVARSNAYTQQVIDLQARFFPEGASSSGYEQYDGLVRDLGPGINDRYAAAIEAKLAELRAALASESDPNVKQDLEILIGSLDRDLRGVRLGQKLTIDWYNTPQSIYGGIQSLLDDQTAPARRGKALELLQRYTGTYPGTTPLTDLAKARFAESVGDGRIGPFRTEVSEAVAKYPTFARGIRDLFAKYDIEGPAAARALAAMDRQFADYGRWTTTTVLPVARTEAKLPPELYALNLEYVGIDMAPLDAASQARRGFYEIRSQMKALAPEVAAKLGMAPTTDYVAVIAELKKQTIPNDKIEAFYRDINRQLEDKARAAGVVDIPDYELQMRLASPAESAAQPAPHMLPPRLVGNTGERGTFVLTTGDPSAGADAAAYDDFNHPAAAWTLSAHEARPGHELQFAALVEQGVSLARLLYAFNSVNVEGWALYAEAEMLPLEPPEGQMIALQFQMLRAARAFLDPMLNLGLIDRAEGERILRQEAGFSAPMTKQELDRYTFRSPGQAGAYYYGYRKLIDLRMETEIALGDRFDQKAFNDFLLSQGIIPLELIARAVREEFIPAQRAR, from the coding sequence ATGCACAAGACCATCGCCGCACTGTTGCTCGCCGCCGCGCCGCTCGCCTTCGCGCCCCTCGCTGCCAGAGATGCCGCACAGGACTCCACCGCTACCGCATCCGCAGGCGCCCCCGCCCAGCCCGCCTGGGTCGCGCGCAGCAACGCCTACACCCAGCAGGTGATCGACCTGCAGGCCCGGTTCTTCCCCGAAGGTGCCTCGTCAAGCGGGTACGAGCAGTACGACGGCCTCGTCCGCGACCTCGGGCCCGGGATCAACGACCGCTACGCCGCCGCGATCGAGGCGAAACTCGCCGAGCTGCGCGCCGCACTGGCGAGCGAGAGCGATCCCAACGTGAAGCAGGACCTGGAAATCCTGATCGGCTCGCTCGACCGCGACCTGCGCGGGGTGCGGCTGGGCCAGAAGCTGACGATCGACTGGTACAATACGCCGCAAAGCATCTACGGCGGCATCCAGTCGCTGCTCGACGATCAGACCGCGCCCGCGCGGCGCGGCAAGGCGCTCGAACTGCTGCAGCGCTACACCGGCACATATCCCGGCACCACGCCGCTTACCGACCTGGCGAAGGCGCGCTTTGCCGAAAGCGTCGGCGACGGCCGGATCGGCCCGTTCCGCACCGAGGTGAGCGAGGCGGTCGCCAAGTACCCGACTTTCGCCCGGGGCATCCGCGACCTGTTCGCGAAGTACGACATCGAGGGCCCCGCCGCCGCCAGGGCACTGGCCGCGATGGACCGGCAGTTCGCCGATTACGGCAGGTGGACCACCACCACCGTCTTGCCGGTCGCGCGCACCGAGGCGAAGCTGCCGCCCGAACTCTATGCCCTCAATCTCGAATACGTCGGCATCGACATGGCCCCGCTCGACGCGGCGAGCCAGGCGCGGCGCGGCTTCTACGAGATCCGCTCGCAGATGAAGGCGCTCGCGCCCGAGGTGGCGGCGAAGCTCGGCATGGCGCCCACGACCGACTATGTCGCGGTGATCGCCGAACTCAAGAAGCAGACGATCCCAAACGACAAAATTGAGGCGTTCTACCGCGACATCAACCGCCAGCTGGAAGACAAGGCGCGCGCCGCCGGCGTGGTCGACATCCCCGATTACGAATTGCAGATGCGGCTCGCCAGCCCGGCCGAATCGGCTGCCCAGCCGGCGCCGCACATGCTGCCCCCGCGGCTCGTCGGCAACACCGGCGAGCGCGGCACGTTCGTGCTGACGACCGGCGACCCCAGCGCGGGCGCGGATGCGGCCGCTTACGACGACTTCAACCACCCCGCCGCCGCCTGGACGCTGAGCGCGCACGAGGCGCGGCCCGGGCACGAGCTGCAGTTCGCCGCACTGGTCGAACAGGGCGTCAGCCTGGCGAGGCTGCTCTACGCCTTCAACAGCGTGAACGTGGAAGGCTGGGCTCTTTATGCCGAGGCCGAGATGCTGCCGCTGGAGCCGCCCGAAGGGCAAATGATCGCGCTGCAGTTCCAAATGCTGCGGGCCGCGCGCGCGTTTCTCGATCCGATGCTCAACCTGGGTCTCATCGACCGCGCCGAGGGCGAGCGCATACTGCGCCAGGAGGCCGGGTTCTCCGCGCCGATGACCAAGCAGGAACTCGACCGCTACACCTTCCGCAGCCCCGGGCAGGCGGGGGCGTACTACTACGGCTATCGCAAGCTCATCGACCTGAGGATGGAAACCGAGATCGCGCTGGGCGACAGGTTCGACCAGAAGGCGTTCAACGACTTCCTGCTGAGCCAGGGGATCATCCCGCTCGAACTGATCGCCAGGGCGGTGCGCGAGGAGTTCATCCCCGCGCAGCGCGCGCGGTAA
- a CDS encoding CorA family divalent cation transporter has product MTITRDPTDDVSAGGPLLFGRVLDGRGGGRPIGWEQAQGWQPAHPGEVLWLHVCRTADGVQEWLESEFGIPESTAELLTGEATRPRAFRDGENLVATLRGINFNPGAEPEDMVSMQLWSDGARLVTLRRLPLQTPRDTLREIDAGKGPVDAGALVTQLTEHLVERMNAAIVDMNDEINRMEDLDFEREDSEPLLAEIAVIRRNCLALQRHMGPQHVALEAISRDAPGWFEGHDRREIGETIALLRRFLDDIDVSKESAVVLMDELRSRSLALAEKTNRRLTLVATVFLPLSFLVGLFGINVGGMPWADIAGHPFGFWFVSGLCLGIGLLTLLLFRRWRWL; this is encoded by the coding sequence ATGACCATCACGCGCGACCCCACCGACGACGTTTCCGCAGGCGGGCCGCTGCTGTTCGGGCGCGTGCTCGACGGGCGCGGCGGCGGGCGGCCGATCGGCTGGGAACAGGCGCAGGGCTGGCAGCCGGCCCACCCGGGCGAGGTGCTGTGGCTTCACGTGTGCCGCACCGCCGACGGCGTGCAGGAATGGCTCGAGAGCGAGTTCGGAATTCCCGAATCGACCGCCGAGCTGCTGACCGGCGAGGCGACCCGCCCGCGCGCCTTTCGCGACGGCGAGAACCTCGTGGCGACGCTGCGGGGCATCAACTTCAATCCCGGGGCCGAGCCCGAGGACATGGTCTCGATGCAATTGTGGAGCGACGGCGCGCGGCTCGTCACCCTGCGCCGCCTGCCGCTGCAGACCCCGCGCGATACCCTGAGGGAAATCGACGCGGGCAAGGGTCCGGTCGATGCGGGCGCGCTCGTGACGCAGCTGACCGAACACCTCGTCGAACGCATGAATGCCGCGATCGTCGACATGAACGACGAGATCAATCGCATGGAAGATCTCGATTTCGAACGGGAAGACAGCGAACCGCTGCTCGCCGAGATCGCTGTCATTCGCCGTAACTGTCTCGCGCTGCAGCGTCACATGGGGCCGCAGCACGTCGCACTGGAAGCCATCAGCCGCGATGCGCCCGGCTGGTTCGAAGGACACGACCGGCGGGAGATCGGCGAAACCATCGCGCTCCTGCGCCGATTTCTCGACGACATCGACGTCAGCAAGGAAAGCGCAGTCGTGCTGATGGACGAATTGCGCAGTCGCTCGCTGGCGCTGGCGGAAAAGACCAACCGCCGCCTCACCCTGGTCGCGACCGTCTTTCTGCCGCTGTCCTTCCTGGTCGGTTTATTTGGAATCAACGTCGGCGGTATGCCATGGGCCGATATTGCCGGCCATCCGTTCGGCTTCTGGTTCGTGAGCGGCCTGTGTCTCGGCATCGGTCTGCTGACACTGTTGCTGTTTCGCCGCTGGAGATGGCTCTAA